The Caulobacter sp. FWC26 genome contains a region encoding:
- a CDS encoding metalloregulator ArsR/SmtB family transcription factor, with translation MKLTAEQVVEVLRAAGESTRLRLLALLAAEELSVLELCRILDQSQPRVSRHLKLLAEAGLVERFPDGAWVFYRLAAKSPGRLLVEQALDLIDEGDEIIQADADKLAAVRAERSTDAQAYFARNAARWNEIRSLYVDEAEVEAAILRATGEGPFDEMVDLGAGAGRMLTLLGRRASNALGLDLSQQMLNIARDEVAKAGLTACELRHGDIFRTGLPGGCADLVTVHQVLHYLTDPATAVAEAARLVTPGGLLLIADFAPHDHEFLREVHQHRRLGFDDAEIVAWIQAAGLALESNIALPPATAEGLTVKIWTARRPSKASLERSAA, from the coding sequence ATGAAGCTTACCGCCGAACAGGTTGTCGAGGTGCTGCGCGCGGCCGGCGAGTCCACGCGCCTGCGGCTTTTGGCCTTGCTGGCGGCCGAGGAGCTGTCAGTACTGGAGCTCTGCCGCATTCTCGACCAGAGCCAGCCGCGCGTGTCTCGCCATCTGAAGCTCCTGGCCGAGGCCGGCCTTGTAGAGCGCTTCCCGGACGGCGCCTGGGTGTTCTATCGCCTGGCCGCAAAGTCGCCCGGCCGGTTGCTGGTTGAGCAGGCGTTGGACCTGATCGACGAGGGCGACGAAATCATCCAGGCCGACGCCGACAAGCTGGCCGCCGTGCGGGCCGAGCGCTCGACCGACGCCCAGGCCTATTTCGCCCGCAACGCCGCACGCTGGAACGAGATTCGCTCGCTCTATGTCGACGAGGCCGAAGTCGAAGCCGCAATCCTGCGCGCTACCGGCGAGGGGCCGTTCGACGAGATGGTCGACCTGGGCGCGGGCGCGGGGCGGATGCTGACCCTGCTGGGCAGGCGCGCCAGCAACGCGCTGGGCCTGGATCTCTCGCAGCAGATGCTGAACATCGCCCGCGACGAGGTGGCCAAGGCCGGCCTCACCGCCTGCGAGTTGCGGCATGGCGACATCTTCCGCACCGGCTTGCCGGGCGGCTGCGCCGATCTCGTCACCGTCCACCAGGTGCTGCACTACCTGACCGATCCGGCGACCGCCGTCGCCGAAGCCGCCCGCCTCGTGACGCCAGGCGGCCTGCTGTTGATCGCCGACTTCGCGCCGCACGATCACGAATTCCTTCGCGAGGTTCACCAGCACCGCCGTCTGGGTTTCGACGACGCCGAGATCGTCGCCTGGATCCAGGCCGCCGGGCTTGCGCTGGAAAGCAATATCGCGCTCCCGCCTGCCACGGCCGAGGGGCTGACCGTCAAAATCTGGACGGCGCGCCGTCCCAGCAAGGCATCCCTCGAAAGGAGCGCCGCATGA
- the metF gene encoding methylenetetrahydrofolate reductase [NAD(P)H]: MTLPPTRRVIGPVARAGERTGRPRVSFEFFPPKTPQMEESLWAAITRLAPLDPAFVSVTYGAGGSTRERTHRTVKRILDETRLKPAAHLTCVGASRDEVDDVIREYWETGVRHIVSLRGDPPPGEGGIGGVYVPRADGYANATELTKAVRGIAPFEVLVGVYPEKHPESPSLEHDIDVLKQKVDAGATLGISQFFFDLDAFLRYVDKVRAAGITIPIVPGIMPVTNFAGLKKMAAACQTAIPAWLGNLFDGLENDAETRRLIACSVAAEMCAKLQEQGFEDFHFYTLNRADLVYAICRVLGVREVSPATSEVAA, translated from the coding sequence ATGACTCTTCCGCCTACCCGTCGGGTGATTGGCCCCGTGGCGCGCGCCGGCGAACGTACGGGGCGTCCGCGCGTGTCGTTCGAGTTCTTCCCGCCTAAGACGCCGCAAATGGAGGAAAGTCTGTGGGCGGCGATCACGCGCCTGGCTCCGCTGGATCCTGCGTTCGTGTCTGTGACCTACGGCGCGGGCGGCTCGACGCGCGAGCGCACGCACCGGACCGTCAAGCGCATCCTCGACGAGACCCGCCTCAAGCCTGCGGCGCACCTGACCTGCGTTGGCGCCAGCCGCGACGAGGTCGACGACGTCATCCGCGAGTACTGGGAGACGGGCGTTCGCCACATCGTCTCGCTGCGCGGCGATCCGCCTCCGGGCGAGGGCGGCATCGGCGGGGTCTATGTGCCGCGCGCCGACGGCTACGCCAACGCCACAGAGTTGACCAAGGCCGTGCGCGGGATCGCGCCGTTTGAGGTGCTGGTCGGGGTCTATCCCGAGAAGCACCCTGAGAGCCCTTCTCTGGAGCACGACATCGACGTGCTGAAGCAGAAGGTCGACGCCGGGGCGACCCTTGGCATCAGCCAGTTCTTTTTCGACCTCGATGCGTTCCTTCGCTACGTCGACAAGGTCCGCGCGGCCGGGATCACGATCCCGATCGTGCCGGGGATCATGCCGGTGACGAACTTCGCGGGGCTGAAGAAGATGGCCGCCGCCTGCCAGACGGCGATCCCAGCTTGGTTGGGCAACCTGTTCGACGGCCTGGAGAACGACGCCGAGACCCGTCGCCTGATCGCCTGCTCGGTCGCCGCCGAGATGTGCGCCAAGCTGCAGGAGCAGGGGTTCGAGGACTTCCACTTCTACACCCTGAACCGGGCTGATCTCGTTTACGCCATCTGCCGGGTGCTTGGCGTGCGCGAGGTCTCGCCCGCCACCTCTGAGGTCGCAGCATGA
- a CDS encoding VOC family protein, translating into MAKVLGLGGIFYKAQDPKAVRDWYARVLGFEIHDWGGAVFEHPRSTSTTWSPFASDTQYFAPSTSPFMINFIVDDMDGLLARAAAEGVEPIGRQDEDGMGRFAWLMDPAGVKIELWEPVKGDSEA; encoded by the coding sequence GTGGCCAAGGTGCTGGGACTGGGCGGGATCTTCTACAAGGCGCAGGACCCAAAGGCGGTCCGTGACTGGTACGCGCGGGTGCTGGGTTTCGAGATCCACGATTGGGGCGGGGCGGTGTTCGAACATCCCCGCTCGACCTCGACGACCTGGTCACCCTTTGCGTCGGACACGCAGTATTTCGCGCCATCGACGTCGCCGTTCATGATCAATTTCATTGTCGATGATATGGATGGGCTCCTGGCTAGGGCGGCCGCCGAGGGCGTGGAGCCCATTGGGCGTCAGGACGAAGACGGCATGGGTCGGTTTGCCTGGCTTATGGACCCCGCAGGGGTGAAGATTGAGCTCTGGGAGCCCGTCAAAGGCGACTCCGAGGCATAA
- a CDS encoding helix-turn-helix domain-containing protein, giving the protein MAALDLLGRRGALRIVWELREGRVLTFRALQAAAELPPGTLNTRLAELRAADIVAVDCGYRLSSRGADLIVALWPLLRWSEDWASALET; this is encoded by the coding sequence ATGGCCGCCCTCGATCTGTTGGGGCGTCGCGGCGCCCTGCGGATCGTCTGGGAACTGCGGGAGGGGCGTGTTTTGACGTTCAGGGCGCTGCAGGCGGCGGCTGAACTGCCGCCCGGGACCCTGAACACCCGTCTGGCTGAACTGCGGGCGGCGGATATCGTCGCTGTCGACTGCGGATATCGCCTGAGCTCGCGCGGCGCGGACTTGATCGTCGCGCTGTGGCCTCTGCTAAGGTGGTCCGAGGATTGGGCGAGCGCGCTGGAGACCTGA